One genomic window of Phycisphaerales bacterium includes the following:
- a CDS encoding glycoside hydrolase family 38 C-terminal domain-containing protein: MARISRTSALLASAAVFSMTQAAQQAGRPDPADIDLTEPTLFVVGYAHLDTQWRWTYYDTIREFIPNTLQDNFEIFERHPGYVFNFGGSRRFEMMEEYYPEDFETLKQYVAQGRWFPSGSAVDENDANVPSGESQIRQVLYGNKYARDTFGVTSNEFMLPDCFGFPAALPSLLAHCGLKGFSTQKLTWNAVTPIPFKVGVWKGPDGNSIIAALDPGAYVGDVRSDLSADDGWVARINNSGERSGVYVDYHYYGTGDQGGAPREASVAMVEQSVANGRKPDAQIKVIADRADLMFEAITPEQRAALPTYEGELQLIEHSAGSISSQAYMKRWNRKNEQLADAAEKAAVGAMLLGARDYPAQRLQDAWELVLGSQMHDILPGTSVPLAYDLSWNDEVIAANQFAAVLTDSASAIIGAMNTSAQGTPVVVYNPLSWERRDVVEAEIEFDGEAPGSVVVLGPDGRLVPAQVLGVDDRGLARIAFIATAPSIGFATYDVRFGQGAFPGGPSELSITPDGRRLENGNYVVTLDARGDVDSIYDKRANTELLSAPARIGLHYENPSQWPAWNMDWADRQLPAKAFVGEQGPVEFEVIENGPARVAVEVTRRAEGSTFTQRIRLGSGSDRVEFETDIDWKTRERSVRAAFPLTARNPTATYDIHLGTIERGNGHPNQYEYLFHQWFDLTDTSGDYGTTIMCDSKYAADKPDDGTVRLTLLFTPGVRGGYPDQQSQDLGRHHVLYAVQGHAGDWRAGQSYRHAAGLNQPLIPFRTTPHEGELGKTVSLLSVDDPAVSVQAMKKAEDTGEVVVRLREHAGRTPGSITISSDLGAIASARQIDGQERAIADLKPRDGSLTTDVGGYGLKAIALGIDDVSPSVAMPEARSVELPFNTDAFTTNDDRSADAFTHDGRSYPAEMLPEVISLGGVHLHLGEHDGPNALRCEGQELTLPEGDYDTLYLLIASSEGDADAFINIDGSEAYLAAQAWDGYVGQWDRREWPGDVADPRYPWGRTDIIGLTPGFIKPDEIAWYASHHHVAETDEDAIYRYCYLYRQTIQLPPDARRITLPDDPRITIFAATVARAGAPATPARPLFDTLEDHRFGPPEIRVAATPGRADGTHTDTIQATIEPSLYWRPGSFRYTTDGSAPSADSPVYASPIVLHETTTVQTAAIDEDGTLGPPQSRTIRVVDETAPTVTRVQAMYETPVVRVEFSEPVRRVTPHNIGLQPAIGVRRIEMDDDSRTATIELDRAPEVGTPYTLRLDAIQDRSPAGNELASHRHTFVIAGPVYELDAIPQSRYGTTIDDAGDLPVAAGDAWTMNVWARFDEQPANRTLLIGFGNCDARVGGQSRYFAKFASGVHFWSHNQDVPSRTAYDTGRWQMITATFDGQVGRIYKDGVLIGERAVRLADDESKILIAPVDPWDRRYRYQGDLAHLSIWDQALTEQAIQTLLDHRPR, translated from the coding sequence ATGGCACGCATCTCTCGGACGTCGGCACTCCTCGCTTCGGCGGCAGTCTTCTCGATGACCCAGGCCGCCCAGCAGGCCGGGCGCCCCGACCCCGCCGACATCGACCTGACCGAGCCCACGCTCTTCGTCGTCGGCTACGCCCACCTCGATACCCAGTGGCGGTGGACGTACTACGACACCATCCGCGAGTTCATTCCCAACACGCTGCAGGACAACTTCGAGATCTTCGAGCGGCACCCCGGCTACGTCTTCAACTTCGGCGGTTCCCGACGCTTCGAGATGATGGAAGAGTACTACCCCGAAGACTTCGAAACCCTCAAGCAGTATGTCGCCCAGGGTCGCTGGTTCCCCTCCGGCTCCGCCGTCGACGAGAACGACGCCAATGTGCCCAGTGGCGAGAGTCAGATCCGCCAGGTGCTCTACGGCAACAAGTACGCTCGAGATACGTTTGGCGTCACCAGCAACGAATTCATGCTGCCCGACTGCTTCGGCTTTCCCGCCGCCCTGCCGAGCCTGCTGGCGCACTGCGGGCTGAAGGGCTTCAGCACGCAGAAGCTCACCTGGAACGCCGTCACGCCCATCCCCTTCAAGGTTGGCGTGTGGAAGGGCCCCGACGGCAACTCGATCATCGCCGCTCTCGATCCGGGCGCCTACGTCGGCGACGTCCGCAGCGATCTATCGGCCGACGACGGCTGGGTTGCCCGCATCAACAACAGCGGCGAGCGCTCGGGCGTCTACGTCGACTACCACTACTACGGCACCGGAGACCAGGGCGGCGCCCCGCGCGAGGCGTCGGTCGCGATGGTCGAGCAGAGCGTCGCCAACGGCCGCAAGCCCGATGCGCAGATCAAGGTCATCGCCGACCGCGCGGACCTCATGTTCGAGGCCATCACGCCCGAGCAGCGGGCCGCCCTGCCGACGTACGAAGGCGAGCTCCAGCTCATCGAGCACTCGGCCGGCAGCATCAGCTCCCAGGCCTATATGAAGCGCTGGAACCGCAAGAACGAGCAGCTCGCCGACGCCGCCGAGAAGGCCGCCGTCGGCGCCATGCTGCTGGGCGCCCGAGACTACCCCGCCCAGCGATTGCAGGACGCGTGGGAACTCGTGCTGGGTTCGCAGATGCACGACATCCTGCCCGGCACCAGCGTACCGCTGGCCTACGACCTCTCCTGGAACGACGAGGTCATCGCCGCCAACCAGTTTGCCGCCGTGCTGACCGATTCGGCCTCGGCCATCATCGGCGCGATGAACACGAGCGCCCAGGGCACGCCCGTCGTCGTCTACAACCCGCTGTCGTGGGAGCGCCGCGACGTCGTCGAGGCCGAGATCGAGTTCGACGGCGAGGCGCCCGGCTCCGTCGTCGTGCTCGGCCCCGATGGCAGGCTCGTTCCCGCGCAGGTCCTCGGGGTTGACGACCGAGGCCTGGCGCGCATCGCGTTCATCGCGACGGCGCCATCCATCGGGTTCGCGACCTACGACGTGCGCTTCGGCCAGGGTGCCTTCCCCGGCGGGCCGAGCGAGCTCAGCATCACGCCCGACGGCCGTCGCCTGGAGAACGGCAACTACGTCGTCACGCTCGACGCCCGGGGCGACGTCGACTCGATCTACGACAAGCGAGCCAACACCGAGTTGCTCAGCGCACCCGCCCGCATCGGCCTGCACTACGAGAACCCCAGCCAGTGGCCCGCGTGGAACATGGACTGGGCCGACCGCCAGCTCCCGGCGAAGGCCTTCGTCGGCGAGCAAGGCCCGGTCGAGTTCGAGGTCATCGAAAACGGCCCCGCCCGCGTCGCCGTCGAAGTGACGCGGCGCGCCGAGGGCTCGACGTTCACCCAGCGCATCCGCCTGGGGTCCGGCAGCGACCGCGTCGAGTTCGAGACCGACATCGACTGGAAGACCCGCGAGCGCAGCGTCCGCGCCGCCTTCCCGCTCACCGCCCGCAACCCGACGGCGACCTACGACATCCACCTGGGCACCATCGAGCGAGGCAACGGCCACCCGAACCAGTACGAGTACCTCTTCCACCAGTGGTTCGACCTGACCGACACGAGCGGCGATTACGGCACGACCATCATGTGCGACAGCAAGTACGCCGCCGACAAGCCCGACGACGGCACCGTCCGCCTCACGCTGCTCTTCACCCCGGGCGTGCGCGGCGGCTACCCGGACCAGCAGAGCCAGGACCTCGGCCGCCACCACGTGCTCTACGCCGTTCAGGGCCACGCCGGCGACTGGCGCGCGGGCCAGAGCTATCGGCACGCCGCCGGCCTCAACCAGCCGCTCATCCCCTTCCGCACGACGCCGCACGAAGGCGAACTTGGCAAGACCGTCTCGCTGCTGTCGGTCGATGATCCCGCCGTCAGCGTGCAGGCCATGAAGAAGGCCGAGGACACGGGCGAGGTCGTCGTCCGCCTCCGCGAGCACGCCGGTAGGACGCCAGGAAGCATCACCATTTCCAGCGACCTCGGCGCAATCGCGAGCGCCCGCCAGATCGATGGCCAGGAACGAGCCATCGCAGATCTGAAGCCACGCGACGGCTCGCTGACGACCGACGTGGGCGGATATGGCCTCAAGGCAATCGCTCTCGGCATCGATGACGTTTCGCCGAGCGTGGCGATGCCCGAGGCCCGAAGCGTCGAACTACCCTTCAACACCGACGCCTTCACGACCAACGACGACCGTTCGGCCGACGCGTTCACGCACGACGGTCGCTCGTATCCCGCCGAGATGCTGCCTGAAGTCATTTCGCTAGGCGGCGTGCACCTTCACCTGGGCGAGCACGACGGACCGAACGCGCTGCGGTGCGAGGGTCAGGAACTGACGCTCCCTGAAGGCGATTACGACACGCTCTACCTGCTGATAGCGTCGAGTGAGGGCGACGCAGACGCGTTCATCAACATCGACGGCAGCGAAGCGTACCTCGCCGCCCAAGCCTGGGACGGCTACGTCGGTCAGTGGGACCGTCGAGAGTGGCCGGGCGACGTGGCCGACCCGCGGTACCCGTGGGGCCGGACCGACATCATCGGCCTGACCCCGGGCTTCATCAAGCCCGACGAGATCGCGTGGTACGCCTCGCATCACCACGTCGCCGAGACCGACGAAGACGCCATCTATCGCTACTGCTACCTCTACCGTCAGACGATCCAGCTCCCGCCGGACGCACGACGCATCACGCTGCCCGACGATCCGCGCATCACGATCTTTGCCGCGACGGTCGCCAGAGCCGGCGCTCCCGCAACGCCCGCACGCCCGCTCTTCGACACGCTCGAGGACCACCGCTTCGGTCCGCCCGAGATCCGGGTCGCCGCGACGCCCGGCCGGGCCGACGGCACGCACACCGACACGATCCAGGCGACCATCGAGCCCAGCCTCTACTGGCGTCCCGGCTCGTTCCGCTATACCACCGACGGCTCGGCTCCTTCCGCCGACTCGCCGGTCTACGCGAGCCCGATCGTGCTGCACGAGACGACCACCGTCCAGACTGCTGCGATCGATGAAGACGGCACGCTCGGGCCGCCGCAGAGCCGCACGATTCGTGTCGTCGACGAGACCGCGCCGACGGTCACGCGGGTCCAGGCGATGTACGAGACGCCCGTGGTACGTGTCGAGTTTTCCGAGCCGGTGCGCCGCGTGACGCCGCACAACATCGGCCTCCAGCCCGCCATCGGCGTGCGTCGCATCGAGATGGACGACGACTCTCGGACCGCCACGATCGAGCTCGATCGCGCGCCGGAAGTTGGCACGCCCTACACGCTTCGGCTCGACGCAATCCAGGATCGCTCGCCCGCCGGTAACGAACTCGCCAGCCATCGCCACACGTTCGTCATTGCTGGGCCGGTCTACGAGCTGGACGCCATCCCGCAGAGCCGCTACGGCACCACCATCGACGACGCGGGTGACCTCCCCGTGGCCGCCGGCGACGCGTGGACGATGAACGTGTGGGCACGATTCGACGAGCAGCCGGCCAATCGAACCCTGCTGATCGGCTTCGGCAATTGCGATGCCCGCGTCGGCGGACAGTCTCGCTACTTCGCCAAGTTTGCCAGCGGCGTCCACTTCTGGAGCCACAACCAGGACGTACCCAGCCGCACTGCCTACGACACGGGCCGCTGGCAGATGATCACCGCGACCTTCGACGGCCAGGTCGGCCGGATCTACAAGGACGGCGTGCTCATCGGCGAGCGAGCCGTGCGCTTGGCGGACGACGAGTCGAAGATCCTCATTGCGCCCGTCGACCCCTGGGACCGTCGCTACCGGTACCAGGGCGATCTCGCACATCTCAGCATCTGGGATCAGGCCCTGACCGAGCAGGCGATCCAGACGCTGCTCGACCATCGTCCCAGATGA
- a CDS encoding fructose-specific PTS transporter subunit EIIC has product MDAFVQELKKLRQHLLTGVSFAIPFIACGGILIALSLAFAPKIDGMGLGDSLAMLEPVWARNLLQTTLAIGVASFTLMLPVLGGYIAYSVAGKPGLVAGMLGGWFSGHLSVPWDPSADEVSAGFLGAIVAGLIAGYVVQALKMIPANRYVKPLMPILVIPVISATVIGVLMLLVVGPPIAALMGWMTAGLEGMQGGSAVLLAALLGAMIAFDMGGPVNKVAFFFAAGLIQEGNILIMGPVAAAICTPPLGLGLATVIARRMWREDQREAGLAALGMGMIGITEGAIPFAAADPLRVIPCIMLGSMSASVTAMLASVGNNAPHGGPIVLFVVENKLMYVVAILVGTVVTAVSVLLVKRLTGGHPADTPEGVA; this is encoded by the coding sequence ATGGACGCGTTCGTGCAGGAACTCAAGAAGCTCCGCCAGCACCTGCTGACGGGCGTGTCGTTCGCCATCCCGTTCATCGCGTGCGGCGGCATCCTGATCGCCCTGTCGCTGGCGTTCGCGCCGAAGATCGACGGCATGGGCTTGGGCGACAGCCTGGCAATGCTCGAGCCGGTGTGGGCCCGCAACCTGCTGCAGACCACGCTTGCCATCGGCGTCGCGTCGTTCACGCTCATGCTGCCCGTGCTGGGCGGGTACATCGCATATTCGGTTGCCGGCAAGCCCGGCCTGGTCGCGGGGATGCTCGGCGGGTGGTTCAGCGGGCACCTGAGCGTGCCGTGGGACCCCAGCGCGGATGAGGTGAGCGCCGGCTTCCTCGGCGCGATCGTGGCGGGCCTCATCGCGGGCTACGTCGTACAGGCGCTCAAGATGATTCCGGCGAACCGGTACGTCAAGCCGTTGATGCCGATCCTGGTCATCCCGGTCATCAGCGCGACCGTCATTGGCGTGTTGATGCTGCTGGTCGTTGGGCCGCCCATTGCCGCGCTCATGGGCTGGATGACCGCGGGGCTGGAAGGCATGCAGGGCGGCAGCGCCGTGCTGCTTGCGGCGCTGCTTGGCGCCATGATCGCCTTCGACATGGGCGGACCGGTCAACAAGGTCGCGTTCTTCTTCGCCGCCGGGCTGATCCAGGAGGGCAACATCCTCATCATGGGGCCCGTAGCGGCCGCGATCTGCACGCCGCCGCTGGGCCTGGGGCTTGCCACCGTCATCGCGCGACGGATGTGGCGCGAGGACCAGCGCGAGGCCGGGCTGGCGGCGCTGGGCATGGGCATGATCGGCATCACCGAGGGCGCCATCCCGTTCGCCGCGGCCGACCCCCTGCGCGTCATCCCGTGCATCATGCTCGGCTCGATGAGTGCGAGCGTGACGGCGATGCTCGCGAGCGTGGGCAACAACGCGCCCCACGGCGGGCCGATCGTGCTGTTCGTCGTCGAGAACAAGCTGATGTACGTCGTGGCTATCCTGGTTGGCACGGTGGTGACCGCCGTCTCCGTGCTGCTCGTGAAGCGACTGACGGGCGGGCACCCAGCAGATACCCCGGAGGGCGTTGCATGA
- a CDS encoding PTS fructose-like transporter subunit IIB has protein sequence MKIVAVTACPTGIAHTYMAAEHIERAAIAAGHEVSVETQGSMGIENELSAAQIDTADVVIFAVDIEVEKKERFEGKRIVQVGVAEAIKKPDALIARASA, from the coding sequence ATGAAGATCGTCGCCGTCACGGCCTGCCCGACGGGCATCGCCCACACTTACATGGCCGCCGAGCACATCGAACGCGCCGCCATAGCGGCCGGGCACGAGGTGTCGGTCGAGACCCAGGGCTCGATGGGTATCGAGAACGAGCTCAGCGCGGCACAGATTGACACCGCGGATGTCGTCATCTTCGCCGTCGACATCGAGGTCGAGAAGAAGGAACGGTTCGAGGGCAAGAGGATCGTCCAGGTGGGCGTCGCCGAGGCGATCAAGAAGCCAGACGCGCTCATCGCCCGCGCGAGTGCGTGA
- the ptsP gene encoding phosphoenolpyruvate--protein phosphotransferase, with the protein MTASAEHRFVCELANGLHARPASVLAEAAGGFTSEVLIIRDDGLSADVRSVLSVVGLNVQRGDAFTIRAHGDDAVDAIAALRSIMELGLVDDEAAPLAGLSCKLPPALRMMGVAYTPGLGVGGGSAIGRAVNVGGLELPIEARHAVPAGVEEELRRARDATQGLARELKQRAEGAFDVMEASLLGAHAQIAGDTALWSAVESRVRKGDTAERAIVGAAEEMAARLRSVDSAYVRERAVDVIDIAMQLVDRLIPGVLSGVCPVLESDSIVFADTLTANQLLSLDRRHLRGLVLGAVGQTSHTVIIARNIGLPCIIDVAAAAGIAAADTVAAVDGDGGFVISPVDDRVHRFYEAEQRVRIRKRERVRPIVCRPAATADGVPLEVGVTAVDADEVRDSVANGADGVGLFRTEFLYLHRDEPPGEDEQRAVYVDVIEAASDRPVILRTFDTGGDKPAPYLRLSREDNPFLGVRGVRLHQRRPDLLDAQLRAMVSAADGRPIKVMAPMVSTVAEMAWFRQRVRALSGSVLVGMMVEVPSLALSIDRIAPHADFFSIGTNDLCQYWMAADRGNTGVARIGDELQPAFLRVLRRICDDARTAGVWTGVCGEMGGRVENLPLMIGLGVDEVSAGPAGVAPIKLAVAEADSGRCRSLLDAACELDSADEVRELVSGFAWRAVHDGPPIIDAACIELGVDATSKAEAIKAVVDLLAITGRTDSPRDVEEAAWAREETYSTGLGHGIAIPHCKCASVKWPTLAVVTLSRPVEWDATDGQPVGTVFLLAVPEGEAAGGGGSAHLKIFATLARRLVHEAFRQGFSACRDAAQAEAFLRDQLAV; encoded by the coding sequence ATGACGGCCTCCGCCGAGCATCGATTCGTGTGCGAACTTGCCAACGGACTGCACGCGCGGCCGGCAAGTGTCCTAGCCGAGGCCGCCGGTGGGTTTACTTCGGAGGTCCTGATCATCCGGGATGACGGGCTATCGGCCGACGTCCGCAGCGTGCTCTCGGTGGTCGGGCTCAACGTCCAGCGGGGCGATGCGTTCACGATCCGGGCGCACGGCGACGACGCGGTCGATGCGATCGCGGCGCTGCGGTCGATCATGGAACTCGGCCTCGTCGATGACGAAGCCGCGCCGCTTGCCGGCTTGTCGTGCAAGCTGCCGCCCGCCCTCCGGATGATGGGCGTTGCCTACACGCCGGGGCTCGGCGTCGGCGGCGGCAGTGCTATCGGCCGGGCAGTCAACGTTGGCGGTCTCGAGCTTCCCATCGAAGCGCGCCACGCCGTGCCCGCGGGCGTCGAGGAAGAGCTGCGACGCGCCCGCGATGCGACCCAGGGCCTCGCTCGCGAGCTGAAGCAGCGGGCCGAGGGCGCGTTCGACGTGATGGAAGCCTCGCTGCTGGGTGCGCACGCGCAGATCGCCGGCGATACGGCTCTCTGGTCGGCGGTCGAGTCTCGTGTGCGCAAGGGCGACACCGCCGAGCGGGCCATCGTCGGTGCCGCCGAGGAGATGGCCGCCCGCCTTCGATCGGTCGACAGCGCGTACGTCCGCGAGCGGGCCGTCGACGTCATTGACATCGCGATGCAGCTCGTCGATCGGTTGATCCCAGGAGTACTCAGCGGCGTGTGTCCCGTGCTCGAGTCGGACTCGATCGTGTTCGCCGATACGCTCACTGCCAACCAACTCCTCTCGCTCGACCGTCGCCACCTGCGCGGACTCGTGCTCGGGGCGGTCGGGCAGACCTCGCACACCGTGATCATCGCGCGGAACATCGGGCTGCCCTGCATCATCGATGTCGCGGCCGCAGCGGGCATTGCCGCTGCCGACACCGTGGCCGCGGTCGACGGCGATGGTGGATTCGTCATCAGCCCGGTCGACGATCGCGTGCATCGCTTCTATGAAGCCGAGCAACGGGTCCGGATCCGGAAGCGTGAACGCGTACGCCCGATCGTGTGCAGGCCCGCAGCGACGGCCGACGGGGTGCCCCTTGAGGTCGGGGTGACGGCGGTGGATGCCGACGAGGTGCGTGACTCGGTCGCTAACGGCGCCGACGGCGTCGGGCTCTTCCGCACCGAGTTCCTGTACCTGCATCGCGACGAGCCGCCGGGCGAGGACGAGCAGCGGGCGGTCTACGTCGATGTCATCGAGGCCGCGTCGGACAGGCCCGTCATCCTCCGAACGTTCGATACCGGAGGCGATAAGCCGGCGCCGTATCTGCGGCTATCGCGCGAAGACAATCCCTTCCTCGGCGTGCGGGGCGTGCGGTTGCACCAGCGGCGGCCTGACCTGCTCGATGCGCAGCTCCGTGCGATGGTCTCGGCGGCGGACGGCCGGCCGATCAAGGTCATGGCGCCGATGGTGTCGACGGTCGCGGAGATGGCTTGGTTTCGCCAACGCGTCCGAGCATTGAGCGGGTCGGTGCTCGTGGGCATGATGGTCGAGGTGCCGTCGCTGGCGCTGTCGATCGATCGAATTGCGCCGCATGCAGACTTCTTTAGCATCGGCACGAACGACCTGTGCCAGTACTGGATGGCGGCCGATCGGGGGAACACGGGCGTGGCCCGGATCGGCGACGAGCTCCAGCCCGCGTTCCTCCGCGTGCTCCGACGCATCTGCGACGACGCCCGTACGGCGGGAGTCTGGACGGGCGTGTGCGGGGAGATGGGCGGCCGCGTCGAGAATCTACCGCTGATGATCGGGCTCGGCGTGGATGAGGTCAGCGCCGGGCCGGCCGGCGTCGCACCGATCAAGCTCGCCGTGGCCGAGGCGGACTCGGGGCGTTGCCGGTCGTTGCTCGACGCGGCGTGCGAGCTCGACTCGGCGGACGAGGTACGGGAGCTGGTGTCGGGGTTCGCGTGGCGCGCGGTGCACGACGGTCCGCCGATCATCGACGCGGCGTGCATCGAGCTGGGCGTCGACGCGACGAGCAAGGCGGAGGCCATCAAGGCCGTCGTCGATCTCCTCGCGATCACCGGTCGAACCGATTCGCCCAGGGACGTCGAGGAAGCCGCGTGGGCCCGCGAGGAGACGTACTCGACCGGGCTCGGCCACGGAATTGCCATCCCCCACTGCAAGTGCGCGTCGGTCAAGTGGCCCACGCTCGCGGTTGTCACGCTTTCAAGGCCGGTCGAGTGGGACGCGACCGATGGCCAACCGGTGGGCACGGTGTTCCTGCTCGCGGTCCCAGAGGGCGAGGCGGCCGGGGGTGGCGGGTCGGCTCACCTGAAGATCTTCGCCACGCTCGCACGCCGGCTCGTGCACGAGGCGTTCCGGCAAGGGTTTTCTGCCTGCCGCGACGCGGCGCAGGCCGAGGCGTTCCTTCGCGACCAGCTCGCGGTGTAG
- the crtI gene encoding phytoene desaturase family protein — protein MPATSSRENEPIAVIGAGPGGLAAAMLLAASGARVRVYEAQPYIGGRTSRVTLEGASGDFHFDLGPTFFLMPYVLDEIFKSAGRRLADDVELTRLDPMYRLLLGRPGDDPITLDATQDVAEMARRIGEVDAKDGAAFERFIADNRAKLHAAEPILRRAIRSPLDLMKPDVIRALPHINPHKSVHDLLTRYFEHPQVRLAVSFQSKYLGMSPFDCPSLFTILPFIEYEYGVWHATGGLNRIMHAMASACEDLGVEILTDSPVETLTFEGNRATGVMVNGEHHAHADVVMNADAPWALKNLLPADALRRVSGYSSADAIDKKKYSCSTSMLYLGIDGQTDLPHHTIYVSSRYEQNLDEISRLGTLSEDPSAYVCNPVTTDPSMAPPGCSALYVLMPTPNVRSTVDFEAERGRMRRDMLDQLQRVFGIQDIEERIQCEKMVAADDWAAMNINHGATFNLAHNLGQMLHKRPRHELQGLEGVWMVGGGTHPGSGLPVIFLSSQITSRMLCERRGLSYAGMHAPGLPSAAQANRAAVRDAEPATA, from the coding sequence ATGCCAGCCACTTCGTCTCGAGAGAACGAACCCATCGCCGTCATCGGCGCCGGCCCCGGTGGCCTTGCTGCCGCGATGCTGCTGGCCGCCAGCGGCGCCCGCGTACGGGTGTACGAGGCCCAGCCCTACATCGGGGGCCGCACCAGTCGGGTGACGCTCGAGGGCGCATCGGGCGACTTCCACTTCGATCTCGGGCCCACGTTCTTCCTGATGCCCTACGTGCTGGACGAGATCTTCAAGTCGGCCGGCCGGCGATTGGCCGATGACGTCGAGCTCACCCGCCTCGACCCAATGTATCGCCTGCTTCTTGGACGTCCGGGAGACGACCCGATCACCCTCGATGCGACCCAGGACGTCGCCGAGATGGCGCGTCGCATCGGAGAAGTCGACGCGAAGGACGGCGCCGCCTTCGAGCGCTTCATCGCCGACAATCGAGCCAAGCTGCACGCGGCCGAACCGATCCTGCGGCGTGCCATCCGCTCGCCGCTCGACTTGATGAAGCCCGACGTGATCCGGGCATTGCCTCACATCAATCCGCACAAGAGCGTCCACGATCTGCTCACGAGGTACTTCGAGCATCCGCAGGTACGCCTGGCCGTCAGCTTCCAGAGCAAGTACCTGGGCATGAGCCCGTTCGACTGCCCGAGCCTGTTCACCATCCTGCCGTTCATCGAGTACGAATACGGTGTATGGCACGCCACGGGCGGGCTCAACCGCATCATGCACGCCATGGCCAGCGCGTGCGAAGACTTGGGCGTCGAGATCCTGACCGACTCACCCGTCGAGACGCTGACGTTCGAGGGAAACCGGGCGACCGGGGTGATGGTCAACGGCGAACACCACGCCCACGCCGACGTCGTCATGAACGCCGATGCGCCCTGGGCGCTCAAGAACCTGCTGCCCGCCGATGCGCTGCGACGCGTTTCCGGCTATTCGTCGGCAGACGCGATCGACAAGAAGAAGTACTCGTGCTCGACGTCGATGCTCTACCTGGGCATCGACGGGCAGACCGACCTGCCGCACCACACGATCTACGTCTCGTCGCGCTACGAGCAGAACCTCGACGAGATCTCTCGCTTGGGCACGCTCAGCGAAGATCCCTCTGCCTACGTGTGCAACCCGGTGACCACCGATCCATCGATGGCGCCGCCCGGCTGCAGCGCTCTGTACGTGCTGATGCCGACGCCCAACGTGCGCAGCACCGTCGACTTCGAGGCCGAGCGCGGCCGCATGCGCCGCGACATGCTCGATCAGCTCCAGCGCGTCTTCGGCATCCAGGACATCGAAGAACGTATCCAGTGCGAGAAGATGGTCGCCGCCGACGACTGGGCGGCCATGAACATCAACCACGGCGCGACGTTCAACCTGGCGCACAACCTTGGCCAGATGCTGCACAAGCGTCCGCGGCACGAGCTGCAGGGCCTCGAAGGCGTCTGGATGGTCGGCGGCGGCACGCACCCGGGCAGCGGCCTGCCGGTGATCTTCCTCTCCAGCCAGATCACAAGCCGCATGCTGTGCGAACGGCGTGGACTGTCCTACGCGGGCATGCACGCGCCGGGCCTGCCATCGGCCGCGCAGGCGAACCGTGCCGCCGTGCGCGACGCCGAGCCCGCCACGGCCTGA